Genomic DNA from Sphingobium sp. WTD-1:
GCCCTGACCGACCATGCGCAATTCGGCACCTGGTTCCGGGTCGCGCTCGACCAGCCCTTCGCCATCGGCCAGCCCTCGACCGGGCACATGACCTACCCCGGCTATGAGGCGTATCGCTGGGAAGCACGGGTCGTGGCAATCGAGCCGATGACCCGTTTTGTCTATGAATGGCCTGCGACCGGCGGCGACAAGGCATTGATGGAAAGCGGCGTGCCGGTGCCCGAATGGACGCGGGTGGAGTTCGTGCTGGCGCCGATCGACGGCGGCACGCGCCTGACCGTCACCGAAAGCGGGTTCGACGCTGTGCCCGAACCGCGCCGTACCAATGTCATGCGCGACAATGACGGCGGCTGGGCGGAACAGGTGAAGAATATCCGCGACCATGTCACCGGCTGAGATTTTCGCCGCGCTGGGCGATCCCACGCGCCTCAGCCTTATCGCGCGGCTGGGCGACGGCAATGGGCGCTCGATCGTGCAACTGGGCGAAGGCCTGCCGATCAGCCGTCAGGCGGTGGCCAAGCATCTGGAGGTGCTGCACGGCGCCGGACTGGTGCGCAGACACAGGCAGGGGCGGGAAGTGCATTTCGCGCTGCGCCGCGAGGCGGTTGCGACGGCGCAGGACTGGCTCGGCCGGGTGGGCGCGCAATGGGATGGCACGCTCGCCCGGCTCAAGGCCTTTGCGGAAGGGGACGATCCGCCCCCTTCCCCATAGCTTATTGCTGCGGCGGGGTCGTCTGCGTGCCGGTGGCGGCGCGGGCGTCCTGGCCGTCGCCTTCGGGCGCAGCGATGATGTCGCGGGTGGTGGCGCCCTTGTCGACCACTTCGGTGCCCGGATCACCCGCCTGCGAGCGGATGCCGGCGGCGGCCGTGCCACGGCCGGCCGAATTCAGCGCCGCGCTTTCCGCTGCGCTGCGCGGGGCCGGACCGCCGAACAGCGCTTCCTGCGCGGCGCGGCTCGAATCAACCGTGGCAGCAGCCGGGGTGCCCGGCGCGGGCGGGACCAGCGCGAAATCGGGCGGTACGACCAGCGGCGCCTGGCGCGTCACCGCGAACTCGTCGGGACGGCCACGATTAAGCAGGCCGTTACCACCGCCGCCGCACGCCGACAGGGTTGCAACGAGGCCGGCGGCGAGGATCAGTTTACGCATTACTTCAAGGTCTCCGTCTTTGCGCCCTTCTCGCGCAGCAGCAGCGCCCGCGCAAGCAGGATCAGCACGCCGAACGTGATGGCCGCGTCGGCCAGGTTGAAAATCAGGAAGGGCCGCCATTCGCCGAAATGCAGATCGGCATAGTCGACGACATAGCCCAGCCGCATCCGGTCGACGATATTGCCGATCGCGCCGCCCAGCACCAGGCCGAGCGCCGCGACGTCAGACCGCGCCTTTTCGCGCCACATCCACACGCCCACGAAGCCGGCAATCAACATGGTCATGCCGACCAGCATCCACCGCATCGTGTCGTTGTCGGCATGGAAGAAGCCCATCGATACGCCGCGATTTTCCAGCCAGCGCAGGCGGAAGAAGGGCAGTATCTCGATCCCCGCATCCGCCCGGCTCTGCAGCGCGAGCGGATAGGTGACGGTATATTTGACCAGCTGGTCGAGCGCGAGGGTGACGATCGCGACCGTCAGCCCCAGCGGGCGATGGTTGACGGCGCTCATGCCTTGAGCACCTCGTCACAGCGGTGGCACAGCGTGCCGTCTTCCTCGACTTCCGGCAGCAGGCGCCAGCAGCGGCCGCACTTGTGCCACTCGCTGGGCTTGACGATGATGCCGTCGCCCACGCCCATCTCGATCCGCGCGACGATGGCGATTTCGGCGAAGTTCACACCGTCGCTCGGCAGCATTTCGCCCATGGTGACATCGGCCTCCAGGCTGGAGCGGATCACCTTTTCGCGACGGAAGGGTTCGATCGCCTCGTTGACCTGCTCGCGCTGGTCGCGCAGCTCCGCCCACTTGTCGTTCAGATGGCTGTCGATCCAGCGATGGTCGACCTCCGGCCATTCCAGGAAATGAACGCTATCCTCGTCACTTGGGAAGCGGCTCTGCCATACTTCCTCAGCGGTGAAGGGGATGATCGGCGCGACATAGCGGACCAGCGCATGGAACAGCGTATCGAGCAAGGTGCGATAGGCGCGGCGCTTGGGGTCCGACTTCGCATCGCAATAGAGGCAATCCTTGCGGATATCGAAGAAGAAGGCCGACAGATCGCTGTTCGCGAAGTCGAAGATGGCGCGGGTGTAGCGGCTGAATTCCAGCCAGTTTTCACTCTTCGCCGCCTTGTCGACCACCGCGCGCAGTTCCGCGTCGAGCTGGGCCAGCCGGTGGAGCATATAGCGCTCCAACTCCGGCATCTCGGCATAGGACACCGCCTCGCTCTCATCATAGTCGGACAGGGCGCCGAGCATGTAGCGGAAGGTGTTGCGCAGCTTGCGATAGGCGTCGGACGAACCGGCCAGCACTTCCTTGCCGATGCGGACGTCATCGAAATAATCGGTGCTGGCGACCC
This window encodes:
- a CDS encoding SRPBCC family protein; translated protein: MTDSIIKTIDIAAPVERVWDALTDHAQFGTWFRVALDQPFAIGQPSTGHMTYPGYEAYRWEARVVAIEPMTRFVYEWPATGGDKALMESGVPVPEWTRVEFVLAPIDGGTRLTVTESGFDAVPEPRRTNVMRDNDGGWAEQVKNIRDHVTG
- a CDS encoding metalloregulator ArsR/SmtB family transcription factor: MSPAEIFAALGDPTRLSLIARLGDGNGRSIVQLGEGLPISRQAVAKHLEVLHGAGLVRRHRQGREVHFALRREAVATAQDWLGRVGAQWDGTLARLKAFAEGDDPPPSP
- a CDS encoding DUF3035 domain-containing protein, whose protein sequence is MRKLILAAGLVATLSACGGGGNGLLNRGRPDEFAVTRQAPLVVPPDFALVPPAPGTPAAATVDSSRAAQEALFGGPAPRSAAESAALNSAGRGTAAAGIRSQAGDPGTEVVDKGATTRDIIAAPEGDGQDARAATGTQTTPPQQ
- the lspA gene encoding signal peptidase II, which produces MSAVNHRPLGLTVAIVTLALDQLVKYTVTYPLALQSRADAGIEILPFFRLRWLENRGVSMGFFHADNDTMRWMLVGMTMLIAGFVGVWMWREKARSDVAALGLVLGGAIGNIVDRMRLGYVVDYADLHFGEWRPFLIFNLADAAITFGVLILLARALLLREKGAKTETLK